A genomic region of Gemmata massiliana contains the following coding sequences:
- a CDS encoding outer membrane protein assembly factor BamB family protein: MRWCYFLSFVFALILTSTAPAADPKVEAREALWAAVRAGDEKAIVAAIEKGADVNSKNEYGITALWIATSKGKTEIIELLLARGADPSARDGIWYQTPLSQSLTKPENVKALLKAGAKDVDAAVISAAGRGNLPVLRALLDGTKVSQDALDAALFSTGESQKDVRDALAKAGAKALPVAEQKDRDAWQQFAGSYESEYGGVMKVEIKDTGLVTVSGFSRVAYKPTGPGAFVPLGVEESSLVFERKGDKVTRVVSKRFTAEAVYFPQGSKPVPKEPVAPKEIAGGKAVTPANWPQFRGLDSTGVADGQDPPLTWDAKAGTNILWKTPIPGLGHSCPVIWGDRVFLTSAVGGNTELKTGNYGDPNSVKDDSKLAFQVVCLDRLTGKILWTKTAFEGMPKIKRHLKGSHANCTAATDGRRVVACFGSEGLYCYDFDGKLLWKRDLGTLDSSFALEQQYEWGFAASPIIHEDRVILQCDLSRDSFIAAYSLADGSRLWSTTRDEIPSWSSPAVWRNAKRVEIVTNASQYARGYDPATGKELWRLDKKSEATVPTPVLTPELAFVVSGNRPIQPVFAIKPGATGDISLKADESTNTHVAWGKLRGGPYMPTPIVYQKHLYTIGNAGMVTCYEAATGKELYKERVGGTSYTASPVAADGRLYFTSEQGEVRVVKAGLEFELLAVNKMGDVCMATPAICGGALFIRTKDALVAVARK; encoded by the coding sequence ATGCGCTGGTGCTATTTCCTGTCGTTTGTCTTTGCGTTGATACTCACGTCTACCGCGCCGGCGGCTGACCCTAAAGTTGAGGCTCGCGAAGCGCTCTGGGCGGCGGTTCGGGCGGGAGACGAAAAAGCGATCGTCGCGGCCATTGAGAAGGGGGCGGATGTCAACTCCAAGAACGAGTACGGCATCACGGCTTTGTGGATCGCTACGAGCAAAGGTAAGACCGAGATCATCGAGCTGCTCCTCGCACGCGGTGCGGATCCCAGTGCCCGCGACGGCATCTGGTACCAAACACCGCTCAGCCAGTCACTCACCAAGCCGGAGAACGTGAAGGCGCTTCTCAAGGCCGGCGCCAAGGATGTCGACGCGGCCGTGATTTCCGCTGCGGGGCGCGGGAACCTTCCCGTACTTCGGGCGCTGCTCGACGGCACCAAGGTGAGCCAGGATGCGCTCGATGCGGCACTCTTTTCGACTGGTGAATCGCAGAAGGATGTCCGCGACGCACTCGCCAAAGCCGGTGCGAAGGCGCTGCCAGTGGCCGAACAGAAGGATCGCGACGCCTGGCAACAGTTTGCAGGTAGTTACGAGAGCGAATACGGCGGGGTGATGAAGGTCGAAATCAAGGACACCGGGTTGGTGACCGTTTCGGGCTTCAGTCGGGTCGCGTACAAACCGACGGGACCGGGAGCGTTCGTTCCTCTTGGTGTCGAAGAGAGTTCACTCGTGTTCGAGCGGAAGGGGGACAAGGTTACGCGAGTCGTTTCCAAGCGGTTCACGGCAGAAGCGGTGTATTTCCCACAGGGATCGAAGCCCGTTCCCAAGGAGCCGGTCGCGCCCAAAGAGATTGCCGGAGGAAAAGCCGTAACGCCGGCGAACTGGCCGCAGTTTCGTGGCTTGGACTCGACCGGTGTGGCCGATGGGCAAGACCCACCGTTGACGTGGGACGCCAAGGCGGGAACGAACATTCTGTGGAAGACGCCGATTCCCGGATTGGGGCACTCGTGCCCGGTGATCTGGGGCGACCGCGTGTTCCTCACCAGCGCGGTCGGCGGGAACACCGAGCTGAAGACCGGGAACTACGGCGATCCGAACTCGGTGAAGGACGACAGCAAACTCGCGTTCCAGGTTGTGTGTCTCGACCGACTCACGGGGAAGATCCTGTGGACGAAGACCGCGTTCGAGGGCATGCCGAAGATCAAGCGGCACCTGAAGGGGAGCCATGCGAACTGCACCGCGGCGACCGACGGCCGGCGCGTCGTGGCGTGCTTCGGCTCGGAAGGGTTGTACTGCTACGATTTCGACGGCAAACTGCTGTGGAAGCGCGACCTCGGCACCCTCGATTCCAGTTTCGCGCTGGAGCAGCAGTACGAGTGGGGCTTCGCCGCGTCGCCGATCATCCACGAGGACCGCGTGATTTTGCAGTGCGACTTGAGCCGGGACTCGTTCATTGCCGCGTACAGTCTCGCGGACGGTTCGCGCCTCTGGTCGACGACACGCGACGAGATCCCGTCGTGGAGCAGCCCGGCGGTGTGGCGGAACGCGAAGCGCGTTGAAATCGTGACCAATGCCTCGCAATACGCACGCGGGTACGACCCAGCGACCGGAAAGGAACTGTGGCGCCTCGACAAGAAATCGGAAGCGACCGTCCCGACGCCTGTGCTTACGCCCGAACTGGCGTTCGTGGTGAGCGGGAACCGACCGATTCAACCGGTGTTCGCGATCAAGCCCGGCGCGACCGGCGACATCTCTCTAAAGGCCGACGAATCGACGAACACACACGTCGCGTGGGGCAAACTGCGCGGCGGGCCGTACATGCCGACGCCGATCGTGTACCAGAAGCACCTTTACACGATCGGGAATGCCGGGATGGTCACGTGTTATGAGGCCGCAACCGGCAAGGAGCTGTACAAGGAGCGGGTCGGAGGGACGAGCTACACGGCCTCGCCGGTTGCGGCCGACGGGCGCCTGTACTTCACCTCGGAGCAGGGCGAGGTGCGAGTGGTGAAG